A region from the Takifugu rubripes chromosome 22, fTakRub1.2, whole genome shotgun sequence genome encodes:
- the LOC105418283 gene encoding flt3-interacting zinc finger protein 1-like isoform X1, translating to MAALSSRALQEQLSAIMGALTKAVVAEICELVDEGYALLQMEISRSRKENQDLKNKLHLIESIVVRGGSGAGGPVAPGEEPDTDHGGGGGPGGAGTGAGGAGGPGAGPGGAGGAGAGAGGAGGAGAGPGGAGGGGVGEFQLPEVVLIKDEDSDTEGSVGEDGAKPSEGGAAASCRPLPVNQRARRRRTGSPEGDGRSVLDQPSLKVCRVAPGPQMRSTSGFVLDAPGGDAGLSGHCAVGDEPTGSVGSHGASDVQLVHQEYQQLSYFGDAALMESDPNRTELDFGLMWERQSRSQPGFVHSCPHGSPEGDELRTTAGSMSTDSQLSESGSSGFEYENVAPPGHSQTGGGGRGRRFLCSVCNRTYATSQNLEVHMRIHTGERPFSCEQCGKRFTQSAHLKSHMSIHSGERPYPCRACSRSFIVRYSLKLHMKKCHPNVPNE from the exons ATGGCCGCGCTGAGCAGCAGggctctgcaggagcagctgtccGCCATCATGGGCGCGCTGACCAAAGCGGTGGTGGCGGAGATCTGCGAGCTGGTGGACGAAGGTTACGCGCTGCTGCAAATGGAGATCAGCAGGAGCCGCAAGGAGAACCAGGACCTGAAGAACAAGCTGCACCTCATCGAGTCCATAGTGGTCCGGGGAGGCAGCGGGGCTGGAGGGCCGGTGGCGCCCGGCGAGGAGCCGGACACCGACCACGGGGGTGGAGGAGGTCCTGGAGGTGCTGGaacaggtgctggaggagcaggaggtcctggagcaggtcctggaggagcaggaggtgctggagcaggtgctggaggagcaggaggtgctggagcaggtcctggaggagcaggag gtggaggagtgggggag TTTCAGCTTCCTGAGGTGGTTTTGATCAAAGATGAGGACTCGGACACCGAAGGTTCTGTTGGGGAAG ACGGAGCGAAGCCCAGCGAAGGAGGGGCGGCTGCTTCCTGTCGGCCGCTTCCTGTCAACCAGCGCGCCAGGAGACgcaggacaggaagtcctgAGGGGGACGGCAGGTCCGTCCTGGACCAGCCGTCCCTGAAAGTGTGCAGAGTGGCACCAGGGCCGCAGATGAGGAGCACATCTGGGTTCGTGCTGGACGCCCCTGGCGGTGACGCCGGGCTCTCCGGCCACTGTGCTGTTGGGGACGAGCCTACCGGGTCGGTCGGCTCCCACGGTGCCTCCGATGTTCAGCTGGTCCACCAGGAGTACCAGCAGCTGTCATATTTTGGTGACGCTGCTCTGATGGAGTCCGATCCAAACCGGACAGAACTGGACTTCGGCCTCATGTGGGAGCGGCAGTCCAGAAGTCAGCCGGGCTTCGTTCATTCCTGTCCACACGGAAGCCCCGAGGGCGATGAGCTCAGAACCACAGCGGGTTCCATGTCCACGGACTCTCAGCTGTCTGAAAGCGGCAGTTCTGGGTTCGAGTACGAGAACGTGGCCCCTCCGGGTCACTCCCAGACGGGCGGCGGCGGGCGTGGGCGACGCTTCCTCTGCTCCGTCTGTAACAGGACGTACGCCACGTCTCAGAACCTGGAGGTCCACATGCGGATCCACACGGGCGAGAGGCCCTTCAGCTGCGAGCAGTGCGGCAAGAGGTTCACCCAGTCGGCCCACCTGAAGTCCCACATGAGCATCCACTCGGGCGAGCGGCCGTACCCCTGCAGGGCGTGCTCCCGCAGCTTCATCGTCCGCTACAGCCTGAAGCTGCACATGAAGAAGTGCCACCCCAACGTCCCCAACGAGTGA
- the LOC105418283 gene encoding zinc finger protein 281-like isoform X4 yields the protein MAALSSRALQEQLSAIMGALTKAVVAEICELVDEGYALLQMEISRSRKENQDLKNKLHLIESIVVRGGSGAGGPVAPGEEPDTDHGGGGGPGGAGTGAGGAGGPGAGPGGAGGGGVGEFQLPEVVLIKDEDSDTEGSVGEDGAKPSEGGAAASCRPLPVNQRARRRRTGSPEGDGRSVLDQPSLKVCRVAPGPQMRSTSGFVLDAPGGDAGLSGHCAVGDEPTGSVGSHGASDVQLVHQEYQQLSYFGDAALMESDPNRTELDFGLMWERQSRSQPGFVHSCPHGSPEGDELRTTAGSMSTDSQLSESGSSGFEYENVAPPGHSQTGGGGRGRRFLCSVCNRTYATSQNLEVHMRIHTGERPFSCEQCGKRFTQSAHLKSHMSIHSGERPYPCRACSRSFIVRYSLKLHMKKCHPNVPNE from the exons ATGGCCGCGCTGAGCAGCAGggctctgcaggagcagctgtccGCCATCATGGGCGCGCTGACCAAAGCGGTGGTGGCGGAGATCTGCGAGCTGGTGGACGAAGGTTACGCGCTGCTGCAAATGGAGATCAGCAGGAGCCGCAAGGAGAACCAGGACCTGAAGAACAAGCTGCACCTCATCGAGTCCATAGTGGTCCGGGGAGGCAGCGGGGCTGGAGGGCCGGTGGCGCCCGGCGAGGAGCCGGACACCGACCACGGGGGTGGAGGAGGTCCTGGAGGTGCTGGaacaggtgctggaggagcaggaggtcctggagcaggtcctggaggagcaggag gtggaggagtgggggag TTTCAGCTTCCTGAGGTGGTTTTGATCAAAGATGAGGACTCGGACACCGAAGGTTCTGTTGGGGAAG ACGGAGCGAAGCCCAGCGAAGGAGGGGCGGCTGCTTCCTGTCGGCCGCTTCCTGTCAACCAGCGCGCCAGGAGACgcaggacaggaagtcctgAGGGGGACGGCAGGTCCGTCCTGGACCAGCCGTCCCTGAAAGTGTGCAGAGTGGCACCAGGGCCGCAGATGAGGAGCACATCTGGGTTCGTGCTGGACGCCCCTGGCGGTGACGCCGGGCTCTCCGGCCACTGTGCTGTTGGGGACGAGCCTACCGGGTCGGTCGGCTCCCACGGTGCCTCCGATGTTCAGCTGGTCCACCAGGAGTACCAGCAGCTGTCATATTTTGGTGACGCTGCTCTGATGGAGTCCGATCCAAACCGGACAGAACTGGACTTCGGCCTCATGTGGGAGCGGCAGTCCAGAAGTCAGCCGGGCTTCGTTCATTCCTGTCCACACGGAAGCCCCGAGGGCGATGAGCTCAGAACCACAGCGGGTTCCATGTCCACGGACTCTCAGCTGTCTGAAAGCGGCAGTTCTGGGTTCGAGTACGAGAACGTGGCCCCTCCGGGTCACTCCCAGACGGGCGGCGGCGGGCGTGGGCGACGCTTCCTCTGCTCCGTCTGTAACAGGACGTACGCCACGTCTCAGAACCTGGAGGTCCACATGCGGATCCACACGGGCGAGAGGCCCTTCAGCTGCGAGCAGTGCGGCAAGAGGTTCACCCAGTCGGCCCACCTGAAGTCCCACATGAGCATCCACTCGGGCGAGCGGCCGTACCCCTGCAGGGCGTGCTCCCGCAGCTTCATCGTCCGCTACAGCCTGAAGCTGCACATGAAGAAGTGCCACCCCAACGTCCCCAACGAGTGA
- the LOC105418283 gene encoding zinc finger protein 281-like isoform X3, with the protein MAALSSRALQEQLSAIMGALTKAVVAEICELVDEGYALLQMEISRSRKENQDLKNKLHLIESIVVRGGSGAGGPVAPGEEPDTDHGGGGGPGGGAGAGAGGAGGAGAGPGGAGGGGVGEFQLPEVVLIKDEDSDTEGSVGEDGAKPSEGGAAASCRPLPVNQRARRRRTGSPEGDGRSVLDQPSLKVCRVAPGPQMRSTSGFVLDAPGGDAGLSGHCAVGDEPTGSVGSHGASDVQLVHQEYQQLSYFGDAALMESDPNRTELDFGLMWERQSRSQPGFVHSCPHGSPEGDELRTTAGSMSTDSQLSESGSSGFEYENVAPPGHSQTGGGGRGRRFLCSVCNRTYATSQNLEVHMRIHTGERPFSCEQCGKRFTQSAHLKSHMSIHSGERPYPCRACSRSFIVRYSLKLHMKKCHPNVPNE; encoded by the exons ATGGCCGCGCTGAGCAGCAGggctctgcaggagcagctgtccGCCATCATGGGCGCGCTGACCAAAGCGGTGGTGGCGGAGATCTGCGAGCTGGTGGACGAAGGTTACGCGCTGCTGCAAATGGAGATCAGCAGGAGCCGCAAGGAGAACCAGGACCTGAAGAACAAGCTGCACCTCATCGAGTCCATAGTGGTCCGGGGAGGCAGCGGGGCTGGAGGGCCGGTGGCGCCCGGCGAGGAGCCGGACACCGACCACGGGGGTGGAGGAGGTCCTGGAG gaggtgctggagcaggtgctggaggagcaggaggtgctggagcaggtcctggaggagcaggag gtggaggagtgggggag TTTCAGCTTCCTGAGGTGGTTTTGATCAAAGATGAGGACTCGGACACCGAAGGTTCTGTTGGGGAAG ACGGAGCGAAGCCCAGCGAAGGAGGGGCGGCTGCTTCCTGTCGGCCGCTTCCTGTCAACCAGCGCGCCAGGAGACgcaggacaggaagtcctgAGGGGGACGGCAGGTCCGTCCTGGACCAGCCGTCCCTGAAAGTGTGCAGAGTGGCACCAGGGCCGCAGATGAGGAGCACATCTGGGTTCGTGCTGGACGCCCCTGGCGGTGACGCCGGGCTCTCCGGCCACTGTGCTGTTGGGGACGAGCCTACCGGGTCGGTCGGCTCCCACGGTGCCTCCGATGTTCAGCTGGTCCACCAGGAGTACCAGCAGCTGTCATATTTTGGTGACGCTGCTCTGATGGAGTCCGATCCAAACCGGACAGAACTGGACTTCGGCCTCATGTGGGAGCGGCAGTCCAGAAGTCAGCCGGGCTTCGTTCATTCCTGTCCACACGGAAGCCCCGAGGGCGATGAGCTCAGAACCACAGCGGGTTCCATGTCCACGGACTCTCAGCTGTCTGAAAGCGGCAGTTCTGGGTTCGAGTACGAGAACGTGGCCCCTCCGGGTCACTCCCAGACGGGCGGCGGCGGGCGTGGGCGACGCTTCCTCTGCTCCGTCTGTAACAGGACGTACGCCACGTCTCAGAACCTGGAGGTCCACATGCGGATCCACACGGGCGAGAGGCCCTTCAGCTGCGAGCAGTGCGGCAAGAGGTTCACCCAGTCGGCCCACCTGAAGTCCCACATGAGCATCCACTCGGGCGAGCGGCCGTACCCCTGCAGGGCGTGCTCCCGCAGCTTCATCGTCCGCTACAGCCTGAAGCTGCACATGAAGAAGTGCCACCCCAACGTCCCCAACGAGTGA
- the LOC105418283 gene encoding zinc finger protein 281-like isoform X2: MAALSSRALQEQLSAIMGALTKAVVAEICELVDEGYALLQMEISRSRKENQDLKNKLHLIESIVVRGGSGAGGPVAPGEEPDTDHGGGGGPGGAGTGAGGAGGPGAGPGGAGGAGGAGGGGVGEFQLPEVVLIKDEDSDTEGSVGEDGAKPSEGGAAASCRPLPVNQRARRRRTGSPEGDGRSVLDQPSLKVCRVAPGPQMRSTSGFVLDAPGGDAGLSGHCAVGDEPTGSVGSHGASDVQLVHQEYQQLSYFGDAALMESDPNRTELDFGLMWERQSRSQPGFVHSCPHGSPEGDELRTTAGSMSTDSQLSESGSSGFEYENVAPPGHSQTGGGGRGRRFLCSVCNRTYATSQNLEVHMRIHTGERPFSCEQCGKRFTQSAHLKSHMSIHSGERPYPCRACSRSFIVRYSLKLHMKKCHPNVPNE; encoded by the exons ATGGCCGCGCTGAGCAGCAGggctctgcaggagcagctgtccGCCATCATGGGCGCGCTGACCAAAGCGGTGGTGGCGGAGATCTGCGAGCTGGTGGACGAAGGTTACGCGCTGCTGCAAATGGAGATCAGCAGGAGCCGCAAGGAGAACCAGGACCTGAAGAACAAGCTGCACCTCATCGAGTCCATAGTGGTCCGGGGAGGCAGCGGGGCTGGAGGGCCGGTGGCGCCCGGCGAGGAGCCGGACACCGACCACGGGGGTGGAGGAGGTCCTGGAGGTGCTGGaacaggtgctggaggagcaggaggtcctggagcaggtcctggaggagcaggag gtgctggaggagcaggaggtggaggagtgggggag TTTCAGCTTCCTGAGGTGGTTTTGATCAAAGATGAGGACTCGGACACCGAAGGTTCTGTTGGGGAAG ACGGAGCGAAGCCCAGCGAAGGAGGGGCGGCTGCTTCCTGTCGGCCGCTTCCTGTCAACCAGCGCGCCAGGAGACgcaggacaggaagtcctgAGGGGGACGGCAGGTCCGTCCTGGACCAGCCGTCCCTGAAAGTGTGCAGAGTGGCACCAGGGCCGCAGATGAGGAGCACATCTGGGTTCGTGCTGGACGCCCCTGGCGGTGACGCCGGGCTCTCCGGCCACTGTGCTGTTGGGGACGAGCCTACCGGGTCGGTCGGCTCCCACGGTGCCTCCGATGTTCAGCTGGTCCACCAGGAGTACCAGCAGCTGTCATATTTTGGTGACGCTGCTCTGATGGAGTCCGATCCAAACCGGACAGAACTGGACTTCGGCCTCATGTGGGAGCGGCAGTCCAGAAGTCAGCCGGGCTTCGTTCATTCCTGTCCACACGGAAGCCCCGAGGGCGATGAGCTCAGAACCACAGCGGGTTCCATGTCCACGGACTCTCAGCTGTCTGAAAGCGGCAGTTCTGGGTTCGAGTACGAGAACGTGGCCCCTCCGGGTCACTCCCAGACGGGCGGCGGCGGGCGTGGGCGACGCTTCCTCTGCTCCGTCTGTAACAGGACGTACGCCACGTCTCAGAACCTGGAGGTCCACATGCGGATCCACACGGGCGAGAGGCCCTTCAGCTGCGAGCAGTGCGGCAAGAGGTTCACCCAGTCGGCCCACCTGAAGTCCCACATGAGCATCCACTCGGGCGAGCGGCCGTACCCCTGCAGGGCGTGCTCCCGCAGCTTCATCGTCCGCTACAGCCTGAAGCTGCACATGAAGAAGTGCCACCCCAACGTCCCCAACGAGTGA
- the LOC115247911 gene encoding zinc finger and SCAN domain-containing protein 2-like: protein MSPAAAFHAQLASIMEVLANTAVAEICELVDSGYSELQLEIARSRRENEQLRRKLRLMELRAARASALRALAGGGGARAPVPGHHGDHARRARAQRGEAAAASSAAAQERGSSGPPGASGPVRATPTAEAVAPTIKTEDGGASWSPSELNQEFCSVVAEETEAPPTSIKQEVSEESDGSRCASWMCDITSSCWSIQQTPNTDSVTTQNPLREEPGHSLALNATVGVSSDSGGGGLSLKEAVAERQQGAPLPPDRPQLPARKAAADRPNASHRRERGRHQDGAGRGSGPGRGAGSSRAFVCNCCGKTLASLKNLNTHMRVHTGEKPFVCALCGKRFSDPSNLKRHQSVHTGEKRYGCVHCGKRFAQSGSLKVHMSVHTDCKQFRCSSCGKTFISGSHLRRHAAMHAAVHATERERPPPFSDH, encoded by the exons ATGTCCCCGGCCGCCGCCTTCCACGCGCAGCTCGCCTCCATCATGGAGGTTCTGGCCAACACGGCCGTGGCGGAGATCTGCGAGCTCGTGGACAGCGGCTACTCGGAGCTGCAGCTCGAGATCGCCCGCAGCCGCCGCGAGAACGAGCAGCTGCGGAGGAAGCTGCGGCTCATGGAGCTGCGGGCGGCGCGCGCCAGCGCCCTGCGGGCCctggccggcggcggcggcgctcggGCTCCGGTTCCCGGTCACCATGGCGACCATGCGAGGAGAGCCAGAGCCCAGCGAG GTGAAGCCGCGGCGGCGTCCTCGGCTGCTGCTCAGGAGCGGGGCTCCTCGGGGCCCCCGGGGGCCTCTGGACCCGTCAGG gccacgcccaccgccGAGGCCGTGGCGCCGACCATCAAAACAGAGGACGGCGGCGCATCTTGGTCCCCGTCGGAGCTAAATC AGGAGTTTTGTTCTGTCGTTGCCGAGGAGACGGAGGCCCCGCCCACGtccatcaaacaggaagtgtcagaggagagtgatggtTCGAGATGCGCTTCCTGGatgtgtgacatcacttcctcctgctgGTCAATCCAACAAACCCCGAACACGGATTCTGTCACTACCCAGAATCCTTTGAGGGAGGAACCAGGCCACTCGTTAGCGCTGAACGCCACTGTGGGCGTGTCCTCTGATTCTGGGGGCGGCGGCTTGTCTTTGAAGGAGGCGGTAGCAGAgcggcagcagggggcgccgttACCCCCAGACCGGCCACAGCTTCCTGCGAGGAAGGCAGCAGCCGACAGGCCCAACGCGTCCCACAGGCGGGAGCGCGGGAGGCACCAGGACGGCGCCGGCAGGGGTTCTGGTCCCGGTCGGGGGGCGGGTTCTTCCAGAGCGTTCGTGTGCAACTGCTGCGGTAAAACTCTGGCCTCCTTGAAGAACCTCAACACCCACATGAGGGTGCACACGGGCGAGAAGCCGTTCGTCTGCGCGCTGTGTGGGAAGCGCTTCTCCGACCCCAGCAACCTGAAGCGCCACCAGAGCGTCCACACGGGCGAGAAGCGCTACGGCTGCGTCCACTGTGGCAAACGCTTCGCCCAGTCGGGCTCCCTCAAGGTCCACATGAGCGTCCACACCGACTGTAAACAGTTCAGGTGTTCCTCCTGCGGCAAGACCTTCATCTCTGGCAGCCACCTGCGCCGCCACGCCGCCATGCACGCCGCCGTGCACGCCACGGAGCGAGAGCGTCCGCCGCCCTTCAGCGACCACTGA